A section of the Streptomyces sp. SLBN-118 genome encodes:
- the ftsW gene encoding putative lipid II flippase FtsW, giving the protein MPADDTAAPFGRVLGRRTGSDGASEAVEARRPGRSPAITRRPSAAPRPPRPSRNRGARRLYEQARRAWDRPLTAYYLILGSSLLITVLGLVMVYSASMIKALELSLPASYFFRKQFLAAAIGTGLLLVASRMPAKLHRALSYPLLMGAVFLMVLVQIPGIGHAVNGNQNWIYLGGPFQLQPSEFGKLALILWGADLLARKQDKRLLTQWKHMLVPLVPVAFLLLGLIMLGGDMGTAIILTAILFGLLWLAGAPTRLFAGVLGIAAVVGLMLIKTNANRMSRLSCIGAIDLGPKGECWQAVHGIYALASGGWFGSGLGASVEKWGQLPEPHTDFIFAIAGEELGLAGTLSVLALFAALGYAGIRVAGRTEDPFVRYAAGGVTTWITAQAVVNIGAVLGLLPIAGVPLPLFSYGGSALLPTMFAVGLLIAFAREDPAAKAALAVRRPGVRWKTMRRRVKKRPSGER; this is encoded by the coding sequence ATGCCGGCCGATGACACCGCCGCCCCCTTCGGGCGAGTACTGGGCCGCCGGACGGGCTCCGATGGAGCCTCCGAGGCGGTCGAAGCGAGGCGTCCGGGGCGGAGCCCCGCCATCACGCGCAGGCCGAGCGCCGCTCCCCGCCCGCCCCGTCCGTCCCGCAACAGAGGCGCCCGGAGGCTGTACGAGCAGGCGCGCCGCGCCTGGGACCGCCCGCTGACCGCCTACTACCTGATCCTCGGCAGCAGCCTGCTGATCACCGTGCTCGGCCTGGTGATGGTCTACTCCGCCTCGATGATCAAGGCGCTGGAGCTGTCACTCCCGGCCTCGTACTTCTTCCGCAAGCAGTTCCTCGCCGCGGCCATCGGCACCGGCCTGCTCCTGGTCGCGTCCCGGATGCCCGCCAAGCTCCACCGGGCCCTGTCGTACCCGCTGCTGATGGGCGCCGTCTTCCTGATGGTGCTCGTCCAGATCCCCGGGATAGGGCATGCGGTCAACGGCAACCAGAACTGGATCTATCTGGGCGGGCCCTTCCAGCTCCAGCCGAGCGAGTTCGGCAAGCTGGCCCTGATCCTGTGGGGCGCCGACCTGCTGGCCCGCAAGCAGGACAAACGGCTGCTCACCCAGTGGAAGCACATGCTGGTCCCGCTCGTCCCCGTGGCCTTCCTGCTGCTCGGCCTGATCATGCTCGGCGGCGACATGGGCACGGCGATCATCCTCACCGCGATCCTCTTCGGCCTGCTGTGGCTGGCGGGAGCGCCGACCAGGCTGTTCGCGGGCGTGCTCGGCATCGCCGCCGTCGTCGGTCTGATGCTCATCAAGACAAATGCGAACCGGATGTCCCGGCTCTCCTGCATCGGCGCGATCGACCTCGGTCCCAAGGGCGAGTGCTGGCAGGCTGTGCACGGCATCTATGCTCTTGCGTCTGGCGGATGGTTCGGTTCCGGTCTCGGTGCAAGTGTGGAAAAATGGGGTCAACTCCCCGAACCTCACACCGATTTCATCTTCGCCATCGCCGGGGAGGAACTCGGTCTGGCGGGGACGCTGTCGGTGCTCGCCCTGTTCGCGGCCCTAGGCTATGCGGGTATCCGCGTGGCCGGACGAACGGAGGACCCCTTCGTGAGGTACGCGGCGGGAGGTGTGACCACCTGGATCACGGCCCAGGCCGTGGTCAACATCGGTGCGGTGCTCGGCCTGCTGCCGATCGCCGGTGTCCCGCTCCCGCTGTTCTCCTACGGAGGGTCGGCCCTGCTGCCGACCATGTTCGCTGTGGGGCTGCTGATCGCCTTCGCGCGAGAGGACCCGGCCGCGAAGGCGGCACTGGCCGTGCGGAGGCCCGGGGTGAGATGGAAAACGATGAGGCGGCGCGTCAAGAAGCGTCCGTCCGGAGAGCGGTGA
- the murD gene encoding UDP-N-acetylmuramoyl-L-alanine--D-glutamate ligase translates to MSVQDWQGKRVTVAGLGVSGIPAARVLHGLGAVVTVVNDGDDERSRAQAAELEAEGITVRLGDGATLPEGTELIVTTPGWKPDKPLFLAAAEADVPVWGDVELAWRLRGPGAAPWLAVTGTNGKTTTVRMLASILEAAGLRTAAVGNIGVSLLDAVLGDTTYDVLAVELSSYQLHWAPSLRAHSAVVLNLAPDHLDWHGSMEAYAADKGRIYEGNTVACVYNAADKATEDLVREADVEEGCRAIGFTLGTPGPSQLGVVDGILVDRAFVDNRHKQAQELAEVADVSPPAPHNIANALAAAALARAYGVAPAAVRDGLRSFRPDPHRIEKIADVAGVAYIDDSKATNTHAAEASLAAYDPIVWIAGGLAKGATFDELVSKSTQRLRGVVLMGADRALIREALARHAPEVPVVDLDRTDTGAMSAAVREAARLARPGDTVVLAPACASMDMFANYNKRGEAFADAVRELPAERA, encoded by the coding sequence GTGAGTGTGCAGGACTGGCAGGGCAAGCGGGTCACCGTCGCGGGTCTCGGGGTGTCCGGGATCCCGGCCGCCCGTGTGCTCCACGGTCTGGGCGCCGTCGTCACCGTCGTCAACGACGGTGACGACGAGCGCTCCCGCGCGCAGGCCGCCGAGCTGGAGGCGGAGGGAATCACCGTCCGCCTCGGCGACGGGGCGACCCTGCCCGAGGGCACCGAACTCATCGTCACCACACCCGGCTGGAAGCCGGACAAGCCGCTCTTCCTGGCCGCGGCCGAGGCGGACGTACCCGTCTGGGGCGACGTCGAACTGGCGTGGCGGCTGCGCGGTCCGGGCGCCGCGCCCTGGCTCGCGGTCACCGGCACCAACGGCAAGACCACGACCGTGCGGATGCTCGCCTCGATCCTCGAAGCCGCGGGTCTGCGCACGGCCGCCGTCGGCAACATCGGCGTCTCGCTCCTCGACGCGGTGCTCGGCGACACGACGTACGACGTCCTCGCCGTCGAACTCTCCAGCTATCAGCTGCACTGGGCGCCCTCGCTGCGCGCCCACTCCGCTGTCGTGCTCAACCTGGCCCCGGACCACCTCGACTGGCACGGCTCGATGGAGGCGTACGCCGCCGACAAGGGCCGTATCTACGAGGGCAACACGGTCGCCTGCGTCTACAACGCCGCCGACAAGGCGACCGAGGACCTGGTGCGCGAGGCCGACGTCGAGGAGGGCTGCCGGGCGATCGGCTTCACCCTCGGCACGCCGGGACCCTCCCAACTCGGCGTCGTGGACGGGATCCTGGTCGACCGCGCCTTCGTCGACAACCGGCACAAGCAGGCCCAGGAGCTCGCCGAGGTCGCCGACGTCAGCCCGCCGGCTCCGCACAACATCGCCAACGCCCTTGCGGCGGCGGCGCTGGCCCGTGCGTACGGTGTCGCACCCGCTGCCGTACGCGACGGACTGCGCAGCTTCCGGCCCGACCCGCACCGTATCGAGAAGATCGCGGACGTGGCCGGTGTCGCGTACATCGACGACTCCAAGGCCACCAACACCCATGCCGCGGAAGCCTCCCTGGCCGCCTACGACCCGATCGTGTGGATCGCGGGCGGACTGGCCAAGGGGGCGACCTTCGACGAACTCGTGTCGAAGTCCACGCAGCGGCTCCGCGGCGTCGTACTGATGGGAGCGGACCGCGCACTGATCCGCGAAGCCCTCGCGCGACACGCCCCCGAAGTCCCGGTCGTCGACCTCGACCGGACAGACACTGGGGCGATGTCGGCGGCGGTCCGGGAAGCGGCGCGGCTGGCCCGTCCCGGGGACACGGTTGTGCTGGCTCCGGCCTGTGCGTCGATGGACATGTTCGCCAACTACAACAAGCGAGGCGAGGCGTTCGCGGACGCGGTCCGTGAACTCCCCGCCGAGCGCGCCTGA
- the mraY gene encoding phospho-N-acetylmuramoyl-pentapeptide-transferase — protein sequence MRQILFAGAIGLFLTLVGTPLLIKLLARKGYGQFIRDDGPRSHGSKKGTPTMGGIAFILATVIAYALSKVITGEDPTFSGVLVLFLTAGMGLVGFLDDYIKIVKQRSLGLRAKAKMAGQLIVGIAFAVLSLQFADSRHQTPASTKLSFITDFGWSIGPVLFVVWALFMILAMSNGVNLTDGLDGLATGASVMVFGAYTFIGLWQFQESCANAVTLTNPNACFEVRDPLDLAVVASALMGSCFGFLWWNTSPAKIFMGDTGSLALGGALAGLAICSRTEFLLALLGGLFVLITMSVVIQVGSFKMTGKRVFRMAPLQHHFELKGWSEVLVVVRFWIIQGMCVIVGLGLFYAGWAADK from the coding sequence ATGAGGCAGATCCTCTTCGCGGGAGCCATCGGGCTCTTTCTGACCCTGGTCGGTACCCCGCTGCTGATCAAACTCCTGGCCCGCAAGGGATACGGGCAGTTCATCCGGGACGACGGCCCGCGCAGCCACGGCAGCAAGAAGGGCACGCCCACCATGGGCGGCATCGCCTTCATCCTGGCTACGGTGATCGCGTACGCGCTGTCCAAGGTGATCACCGGCGAGGACCCGACCTTCTCGGGTGTGCTGGTGCTCTTCCTGACGGCCGGCATGGGACTCGTCGGCTTCCTCGACGACTACATCAAGATCGTCAAGCAGCGTTCGCTCGGCCTGCGGGCCAAGGCGAAGATGGCGGGACAGCTTATCGTCGGCATCGCCTTCGCCGTGCTGTCACTGCAGTTCGCCGACAGCCGCCACCAGACCCCCGCCTCCACCAAGTTGTCGTTCATCACGGACTTCGGCTGGTCGATCGGCCCGGTGCTCTTCGTGGTCTGGGCCCTGTTCATGATTCTCGCGATGTCCAACGGCGTGAATCTGACGGACGGTCTGGACGGCCTGGCCACCGGCGCCTCGGTGATGGTCTTCGGCGCGTACACCTTCATCGGGCTCTGGCAGTTCCAGGAGTCCTGCGCGAACGCGGTGACCCTCACCAACCCCAACGCCTGCTTCGAAGTACGAGATCCGCTCGATCTCGCCGTCGTCGCCTCCGCACTGATGGGTTCCTGCTTCGGCTTCCTGTGGTGGAACACCTCGCCCGCCAAGATCTTCATGGGGGACACCGGTTCGCTCGCCCTCGGCGGCGCGCTCGCCGGCCTGGCGATCTGCTCCCGTACGGAGTTTCTGCTCGCCCTCCTCGGCGGCCTGTTCGTTCTGATCACCATGTCCGTGGTCATCCAGGTCGGTTCCTTCAAGATGACCGGTAAGCGGGTCTTCCGCATGGCACCGCTCCAGCACCACTTCGAACTCAAGGGATGGTCCGAAGTCCTTGTGGTGGTCCGCTTCTGGATCATTCAGGGCATGTGCGTCATCGTGGGTCTCGGGCTCTTCTACGCGGGCTGGGCGGCCGACAAGTGA